In Risungbinella massiliensis, the genomic stretch TAAGAAAATAGTACGTTAATCAGTTACTAAGTTTATATTGAATACTGGAGGTTAAAGGGTTTGAAAAAAACAGGAATTCTAAACAGTTTGATCTCTCAACATATTGCGAGTATGGGACAAGGAGATTATCTTATAATTTGTGATTGTGGGTTCCCGATCCCAGCAGGAGTGCCGAAAGTCGTTCTATTACTTCGCCTTGGCTCCCCTGGTCTGTTAGAGACGGTAGAGGTGGTATCAGAAGAGCTAGAAGTAGAAACGATAGCCTACGCAATCGATACAGAACGGCACTGTTTGGATTTGATGGAAGAAGTACAACGTTTATTTCCGCAAGCTGGAATCAAACGACTCTCACATATAGAATTAAAAGAGTATGCTAAACAAGCAAAAGCA encodes the following:
- the rbsD gene encoding D-ribose pyranase, producing the protein MKKTGILNSLISQHIASMGQGDYLIICDCGFPIPAGVPKVVLLLRLGSPGLLETVEVVSEELEVETIAYAIDTERHCLDLMEEVQRLFPQAGIKRLSHIELKEYAKQAKAVIRTGESTPYANSKNIL